In the genome of Actinomadura graeca, one region contains:
- a CDS encoding carbohydrate kinase family protein, with protein MTRVVVVGDLMTDTVARAAFPLAKGSDTPAAVTIHGGGSGANVASWLALEGIEVAFVGRRGSDIAGRNRDMELMGYGVDARLVMDQERPTGTCVVMVTHKGDRTMLSDPGANAALLPEDIERCKDLFVQSTHLHLSGYSLINEGSRKAATHTLDLARKAQMSISVDGGSSSPLKRMGAEPFLEWTQGARLLVVNASEAEILTGRDNPDQAAKVLTAWYPQVVVKVGADGALWYTNGRPEPVTVAAEPIEKIVDGTGAGDAFIAGFLPPWLDGKQPADALTAGCRLAATAMQHLGARPSLDVVDNQIKN; from the coding sequence ATGACGCGCGTGGTCGTGGTCGGCGATCTGATGACAGACACCGTGGCGCGTGCCGCGTTCCCCCTGGCCAAAGGCAGTGACACGCCCGCGGCCGTGACGATCCACGGGGGCGGCTCGGGCGCCAACGTGGCCTCGTGGCTCGCCCTGGAGGGGATCGAGGTGGCCTTCGTCGGCCGCCGCGGCTCCGACATCGCCGGCCGGAACCGGGACATGGAGCTGATGGGGTACGGCGTCGACGCCCGCCTCGTCATGGACCAGGAACGTCCCACCGGCACGTGTGTGGTCATGGTCACCCACAAGGGCGACCGCACCATGCTCTCTGACCCCGGCGCCAACGCCGCCCTCCTACCCGAGGACATCGAGCGCTGCAAGGACCTGTTCGTCCAGAGCACGCACCTGCACCTGTCCGGTTACTCGCTGATCAACGAGGGCTCGCGGAAGGCCGCCACCCACACCCTCGACCTCGCCCGCAAGGCGCAGATGTCGATCTCGGTGGACGGCGGCTCGTCCTCACCCCTCAAGCGGATGGGCGCCGAGCCGTTCCTGGAGTGGACGCAGGGCGCCCGGCTGCTGGTCGTCAACGCCTCCGAGGCCGAGATCCTCACCGGCCGCGACAACCCCGACCAGGCCGCCAAGGTGCTCACCGCCTGGTACCCGCAGGTCGTGGTGAAGGTCGGCGCCGACGGCGCCCTCTGGTACACCAACGGCAGGCCCGAGCCGGTCACCGTCGCCGCCGAGCCCATCGAGAAGATCGTCGACGGCACCGGCGCGGGCGACGCCTTCATCGCCGGGTTCCTGCCCCCGTGGCTGGACGGCAAGCAGCCCGCCGACGCGCTCACCGCCGGATGCCGCCTCGCCGCCACGGCCATGCAGCACCTCGGCGCCCGCCCGTCCCTGGACGTGGTCGACAACCAGATCAAGAACTGA
- a CDS encoding CHAT domain-containing protein: MAVTGPGARRPDGLRVLYLTASPRGDLRVDEEVRRVQKAVRAAVHRDAVHIEHQPAATLDDLLDGLTRVVPDVVAFSGHADEHSLGLDSGADTPNPGHRLPVRVFVQAMGAVDRPPSLVVLNACRSEAHLAELVRVVPLAVGMRGGIGDEAAIGFAARFYAALTDGQSVQAAYRLARLQLEGSGMPEADLPVLARGAGADPAATTLVPPHPSKPDPALA, encoded by the coding sequence ATGGCGGTGACCGGACCGGGTGCCCGGCGGCCTGACGGGCTGCGGGTGTTGTACCTGACGGCCTCCCCGCGCGGTGATCTCCGCGTGGACGAGGAGGTCCGCCGCGTCCAGAAGGCCGTGCGCGCCGCGGTGCACCGGGACGCGGTGCACATCGAGCATCAGCCCGCGGCGACCCTGGACGATCTGCTGGACGGCCTGACCCGGGTCGTGCCGGACGTCGTCGCCTTCTCCGGCCACGCCGACGAGCACTCCCTGGGGCTGGACAGCGGCGCCGACACCCCGAACCCCGGGCACAGGCTGCCGGTGCGGGTGTTCGTCCAGGCGATGGGCGCGGTCGACAGGCCGCCGAGCCTGGTGGTGCTCAACGCCTGCAGGTCCGAGGCGCATCTGGCCGAGCTGGTCCGGGTGGTGCCGCTGGCGGTGGGGATGCGCGGCGGCATCGGCGACGAGGCCGCGATCGGCTTCGCCGCCCGCTTCTACGCGGCGCTGACCGACGGGCAGTCGGTGCAGGCCGCCTACCGGCTCGCCCGGCTGCAACTGGAGGGCTCGGGCATGCCCGAAGCGGACCTGCCGGTCCTCGCCCGAGGCGCGGGCGCCGACCCCGCGGCCACCACACTGGTCCCGCCGCACCCTTCGAAGCCGGATCCGGCCTTGGCCTGA
- a CDS encoding LysR family transcriptional regulator — protein MSPSLDELLTCPPALLDSTFDQLRTLLVVYETGSALRAARVLGREQSSVQKQLDTLNRSSQALCGEVLTVRQGRGKDFLFTPTGETSVELARTTFASWLESIHWSRRRLGRMLTVGTTEFTLPIVSRAWQRVSEEFRQREVEFKVAHVRTKDLWTRLETKQVDLICGSIVSTPEGDLRLRDYEIVEYARGQALLLTNLPEAELPDAPVRTSALAGVPLVVPPAGLVADLLATWYGAGFRDRLNVVADIDDVHYGLSLLRSGFVRGCMIVTGSIGRGMAGRDDPDGVPLRAITLDDDLEPRAELMTGAFVRRDDLERYDAGHPLNRLWAAVREDVRTYTPLA, from the coding sequence GTGTCCCCGTCACTCGACGAGTTGCTGACCTGCCCGCCCGCGCTGCTCGACAGCACGTTCGACCAGCTGCGGACGCTGCTCGTGGTGTACGAGACGGGTTCGGCGCTGCGGGCGGCCCGCGTGCTCGGGCGTGAGCAGTCGAGCGTCCAGAAGCAGTTGGACACCCTCAACCGCAGCAGCCAGGCGCTGTGCGGGGAGGTGCTGACCGTCCGGCAGGGGCGGGGGAAGGACTTCCTGTTCACGCCCACCGGGGAGACCTCGGTGGAGCTGGCGCGCACGACGTTCGCGAGCTGGCTGGAGTCCATCCACTGGAGCCGCCGGCGGCTCGGGCGGATGCTCACGGTCGGCACGACGGAGTTCACGCTGCCGATCGTGTCGCGGGCGTGGCAGCGGGTGTCGGAGGAGTTCCGGCAGCGCGAGGTGGAGTTCAAGGTCGCGCACGTCCGCACCAAGGACCTGTGGACGCGGCTGGAGACCAAGCAGGTCGACCTGATCTGCGGCAGCATCGTCAGCACGCCGGAGGGTGACCTGCGGCTCAGGGACTACGAGATCGTCGAGTACGCGCGCGGCCAGGCGCTGCTGCTGACGAACCTGCCGGAGGCGGAGCTGCCGGACGCGCCGGTGCGCACGAGCGCGCTCGCCGGCGTGCCGCTGGTGGTGCCGCCCGCGGGCCTGGTCGCCGATCTGCTCGCGACCTGGTACGGGGCGGGCTTCCGGGACCGGCTGAACGTGGTCGCCGACATCGACGACGTCCACTACGGCCTGTCGCTGCTGAGGTCCGGGTTCGTCCGCGGCTGCATGATCGTGACGGGCTCGATCGGCCGCGGCATGGCCGGGCGGGACGATCCCGACGGCGTGCCGCTGCGCGCGATCACGCTGGACGACGACCTGGAGCCCCGGGCCGAGCTGATGACGGGCGCGTTCGTCCGCCGCGACGACCTGGAGCGCTACGACGCCGGGCACCCGCTGAACCGGCTGTGGGCGGCGGTGCGCGAGGACGTCCGCACCTACACGCCGCTGGCCTGA
- a CDS encoding GNAT family N-acetyltransferase, producing the protein MTERYPDQWEADVVLSDGGTAHLRPIRTADAELLRVFYARLSPESIYYRFFSPRPRLTDREIEHFTSVDHDRRVALIATIGEEMVAVVRYDRLTDRPETAEVAFLVEDAHQGRGLGAVLLEHIAAAARERGVRRFVASVLPDNRRMTRVFREAGYQVGQRFEEGVIELVLELEPTETSLEVMAAREHRAESRSIQRLLFPRSVAVIGASRAEHSVGQTVLRNLLGGDFTGPVYPVHPTAVAVAGVRAYASVLEIPDGVDLAVVAVRADAVHDVVEQCAGKGVHGLVVVSSGFGETGPEGRASQEELVRLARAYGMRVVGPNCLGIANTDPEVRLNATLAPTLPGRGPVGFFSQSGALGIAILQRTAGRGLGLSTFVSAGNRADVSGNDLMQYWEEDPATKAVLLYLESLGNPRKFARLARRLGRRKPIVAVKSGRGTQGVPIGHAARALTLPDHAVSALFAQAGVIRVEDLSELFDVAQLLAYQPLPAGDRIAIIDNSDSLGLLAQDAALALGLEVRPRLDLGPRAGADEYEAALAGALGDDTVDAVVALFTPPTIGGYDLRVPERILRLAEESTKPIVATYLGLEGMPADLRVPGPDGAAAEGSIPSYPAPEDAVRALAYVIGYARWRRRPAGHMPEFADADRERARALVEGWLDSGDPVRATPEQASELLGCYGIGLRDGGGVPTRIVTMEDPSFGAVVSFGLADETAALLDDRAYRLGPLADAEAAELVRAVRTAPLLLGHRGAEPVDVAALEELLLRVSRLGYDLPEVARLELDPVMADASGVAVGGASLRLERPPGPRPELGPRRLP; encoded by the coding sequence GTGACCGAGCGTTACCCGGATCAGTGGGAGGCCGACGTCGTCCTCAGCGACGGCGGGACGGCCCATCTGCGGCCCATCCGGACCGCCGACGCCGAGCTCCTGCGCGTGTTCTACGCGCGGCTGTCGCCGGAGTCGATCTACTACCGGTTCTTCTCGCCGCGCCCGCGGCTCACCGACCGTGAGATCGAGCACTTCACGTCCGTCGACCACGACCGGCGCGTCGCGCTGATCGCCACGATCGGCGAGGAGATGGTGGCGGTCGTCCGGTACGACCGCCTCACCGACCGCCCGGAGACGGCCGAGGTCGCGTTCCTGGTCGAGGACGCGCACCAGGGGCGGGGGCTCGGCGCGGTGCTCCTGGAGCACATCGCCGCGGCGGCGCGGGAGCGGGGCGTGCGCCGGTTCGTCGCGAGCGTCCTGCCGGACAACCGGAGGATGACGCGGGTGTTCCGGGAGGCGGGCTACCAGGTCGGGCAGCGGTTCGAGGAGGGCGTCATCGAGCTGGTCCTGGAGCTGGAGCCCACCGAGACCTCGCTGGAGGTCATGGCGGCGCGCGAGCACCGGGCCGAGTCGCGGTCGATCCAGCGGCTTCTGTTCCCCCGCTCGGTGGCGGTGATCGGCGCGAGCCGGGCCGAGCACAGCGTCGGGCAGACCGTCCTGCGGAACCTGCTCGGCGGGGACTTCACCGGCCCCGTGTACCCGGTGCATCCGACCGCCGTGGCCGTCGCGGGGGTCCGCGCGTACGCGTCGGTCCTGGAGATCCCGGACGGGGTGGACCTCGCGGTCGTCGCCGTCCGGGCGGACGCCGTGCACGACGTGGTGGAGCAGTGCGCGGGCAAGGGCGTGCACGGGCTGGTCGTGGTGTCGTCCGGATTCGGGGAGACGGGCCCGGAGGGACGGGCGTCCCAGGAGGAGCTGGTCCGTCTCGCCCGCGCCTACGGGATGCGTGTCGTCGGCCCCAACTGCCTGGGCATCGCCAACACCGACCCGGAGGTGCGGCTGAACGCGACGCTGGCTCCGACCCTGCCCGGGCGTGGCCCGGTGGGTTTCTTCTCCCAATCGGGGGCGCTCGGTATCGCGATCCTCCAGCGGACGGCGGGACGCGGCCTCGGGCTGTCCACGTTCGTCTCCGCCGGGAACCGCGCCGACGTGTCCGGCAACGACCTGATGCAGTACTGGGAAGAGGACCCGGCGACCAAGGCCGTCCTGCTGTATCTGGAGTCGCTGGGCAACCCGCGGAAGTTCGCGCGGCTCGCGCGCCGGCTCGGGCGCCGCAAGCCGATCGTGGCGGTCAAGAGCGGGCGCGGCACGCAGGGCGTCCCGATCGGGCACGCGGCGCGCGCGCTGACCCTGCCGGACCACGCGGTCAGCGCGCTCTTCGCGCAGGCCGGGGTGATCCGTGTCGAGGACCTGTCGGAGCTGTTCGACGTGGCGCAGCTGCTGGCGTACCAGCCGCTTCCCGCCGGCGACCGGATCGCGATCATCGACAACTCCGACTCGCTGGGCCTCCTCGCGCAGGACGCGGCGCTGGCGCTCGGCCTGGAGGTCAGGCCGCGGCTCGACCTCGGGCCGCGCGCGGGCGCCGACGAGTACGAGGCCGCCCTCGCGGGGGCCTTGGGCGACGACACCGTCGACGCGGTGGTCGCGCTGTTCACGCCTCCGACGATCGGCGGCTACGACCTGCGCGTCCCGGAGCGGATCCTGCGGCTGGCCGAGGAGAGCACGAAGCCGATCGTCGCGACCTATCTGGGTTTGGAAGGCATGCCCGCGGATTTGCGCGTCCCCGGGCCGGACGGCGCGGCCGCCGAGGGGTCGATCCCGTCGTACCCGGCGCCCGAGGACGCCGTCCGGGCGCTGGCGTACGTCATCGGGTACGCGCGGTGGCGGCGGCGCCCGGCCGGTCACATGCCGGAGTTCGCCGACGCCGACCGCGAGCGCGCGCGGGCACTCGTCGAGGGCTGGCTCGATTCGGGGGATCCGGTGCGGGCGACACCGGAGCAGGCGTCCGAGCTCCTCGGCTGCTACGGCATCGGCCTCCGGGACGGCGGGGGAGTGCCGACCCGCATCGTCACCATGGAGGACCCCTCGTTCGGCGCGGTCGTCTCCTTCGGGCTGGCCGACGAGACCGCCGCGCTCCTGGACGATCGCGCCTACCGGCTGGGGCCGCTCGCGGACGCCGAGGCCGCGGAGCTGGTCCGCGCCGTCCGGACGGCCCCGCTCCTGCTCGGGCACCGCGGCGCCGAGCCGGTGGACGTCGCCGCGCTGGAGGAGCTGCTCCTCCGCGTGTCACGTCTCGGCTACGACCTGCCCGAGGTGGCGCGCCTGGAACTGGACCCGGTCATGGCGGACGCGTCCGGTGTCGCGGTCGGCGGGGCGTCGCTGCGCCTGGAGCGTCCACCCGGGCCCAGGCCGGAGCTCGGGCCGCGCCGCCTCCCCTGA
- a CDS encoding RecQ family ATP-dependent DNA helicase encodes MSEFEGLRDEAERCLRALAGDRARLRDDQWTAIHALVVERRRALVVQRTGWGKSAVYFVATRLLRGRGAGPTVIVSPLLALMRNQIEAADRAGIHARTINSSNTDDWEQIFTEVEAGRVDVLLVSPERLNNPDFRDLVLPKLAAGAGLVVVDEAHCISDWGHDFRPDYRRLRTLLAELPPGIPVLATTATANARVTQDVAEQLAGDDALVLRGPLERESLRLAVVKVPTAEQRVAWLGEHLERLPGSGIIYTLTVAAAHEITGYLRDRGHEVTAYSGQTEQAERLQAEQDLRDNKLKALVATSALGMGFDKPDLGFIVHVGAPQSPVAYYQQIGRAGRGVDRAEVILLPGPEDRDIWAYFASLAFPPEPTVRTTLDVLENAGRPLSTGALEPLVDLNRARLEMMLKVLDVDGAARRVKGGWTATGRPWSYDRERYERVTSERRREQQAMLDYIATEGCREKFLRDQLDDPSAVPCGRCDNCTGDHWSADVTPEGATRARDRLHRPGVDIAPRRMWPTGVKDDLGVSGRIKADQQAETGRALGRLTDIGWGNRLRDLFASGDTDVPSDMVDAVVKVLAAWDWPARPTGVVTIGSRSRPRLVTSLGRRIADIGRLPYLGELVPAGDPVPRRHNSAQRLRSVWQALTVPPELAAALPDATGPVLLVDDRVETGWTMTVATRLLREAGAPAVLPLTLATPN; translated from the coding sequence ATGAGCGAATTCGAGGGACTCCGTGACGAGGCCGAGCGGTGCCTGCGCGCCCTCGCCGGCGACCGGGCGCGCCTCCGCGACGACCAGTGGACGGCGATCCACGCGCTCGTCGTCGAGCGGCGCCGCGCCCTGGTCGTCCAGCGCACCGGCTGGGGCAAGTCCGCCGTCTACTTCGTGGCGACCCGGCTGCTCCGCGGGCGCGGCGCGGGCCCCACCGTGATCGTCTCGCCGCTGCTGGCGCTCATGCGCAACCAGATCGAGGCCGCCGACCGGGCCGGCATCCACGCCCGCACCATCAACTCCTCCAACACCGACGACTGGGAGCAGATCTTCACCGAGGTCGAGGCTGGACGGGTCGACGTCCTCCTGGTCAGCCCCGAGCGCCTGAACAACCCCGACTTCCGCGACCTCGTCCTGCCCAAGCTCGCCGCCGGGGCGGGCCTGGTCGTGGTGGACGAGGCGCACTGCATCTCCGACTGGGGCCACGACTTCCGTCCCGACTACCGCCGCCTGCGCACCCTCCTCGCCGAGCTGCCGCCCGGCATCCCCGTCCTCGCCACCACCGCCACCGCCAACGCCCGCGTCACCCAGGACGTCGCCGAGCAGCTCGCCGGCGACGACGCCCTCGTCCTGCGCGGCCCGCTCGAACGCGAGTCCCTGCGCCTCGCCGTGGTGAAGGTCCCCACCGCCGAGCAGCGCGTCGCCTGGCTCGGAGAGCACCTGGAGAGGCTGCCGGGCTCCGGCATCATCTACACCCTCACCGTCGCCGCCGCCCACGAGATCACCGGCTACCTCCGCGACCGCGGCCACGAGGTCACCGCCTACTCCGGGCAGACCGAGCAGGCCGAGCGGCTCCAGGCCGAGCAGGACCTGCGGGACAACAAGCTCAAGGCCCTGGTCGCCACCAGCGCCCTCGGCATGGGCTTCGACAAGCCCGACCTCGGCTTCATCGTCCACGTCGGCGCCCCGCAGTCCCCGGTCGCCTACTATCAGCAGATCGGCCGCGCGGGCCGCGGGGTCGACCGCGCCGAGGTCATCCTGCTGCCGGGACCGGAGGACCGTGACATCTGGGCGTACTTCGCGAGCCTGGCGTTCCCGCCCGAACCCACGGTCCGCACGACGCTCGACGTCCTGGAGAACGCCGGCCGCCCCCTGTCGACGGGCGCCCTGGAACCCCTGGTCGACCTCAACCGCGCCCGCCTGGAGATGATGCTCAAGGTCCTCGACGTCGACGGCGCCGCACGCCGCGTCAAGGGCGGCTGGACCGCCACCGGCCGCCCCTGGTCCTACGACCGCGAGCGCTACGAGCGCGTCACCTCCGAACGCCGCCGCGAGCAGCAGGCGATGCTCGACTACATCGCCACGGAGGGCTGCCGCGAGAAGTTCCTGCGCGACCAGCTCGACGACCCGTCCGCCGTCCCCTGCGGGCGCTGCGACAACTGCACCGGCGACCACTGGTCGGCCGACGTCACCCCGGAGGGCGCAACCCGGGCCCGCGACCGCCTCCACCGCCCGGGCGTGGACATCGCCCCCCGCCGCATGTGGCCCACCGGCGTCAAGGACGACCTGGGCGTTTCCGGCCGCATCAAGGCCGACCAGCAGGCCGAGACGGGCAGGGCCCTGGGCCGTCTCACCGACATCGGCTGGGGCAACCGCTTGCGCGACCTGTTCGCCTCCGGCGACACCGACGTCCCCTCCGACATGGTCGACGCCGTCGTCAAGGTCCTCGCCGCCTGGGACTGGCCGGCCCGCCCCACCGGCGTCGTCACGATCGGCTCGCGTTCCCGTCCCCGCCTGGTCACGAGCCTCGGCCGTCGGATAGCCGACATCGGCCGCCTTCCCTACCTGGGTGAGCTGGTCCCGGCCGGAGACCCGGTGCCCCGCCGCCACAACAGCGCCCAGCGTCTCCGCTCGGTCTGGCAGGCGCTGACCGTCCCCCCCGAACTCGCGGCGGCCCTCCCCGACGCGACCGGTCCCGTCCTCCTGGTCGACGACCGCGTCGAGACCGGCTGGACCATGACGGTGGCCACCCGGCTCCTCAGAGAGGCCGGCGCCCCCGCCGTCCTCCCCCTGACCCTCGCGACACCCAACTGA
- a CDS encoding DUF6745 domain-containing protein has product MAGEIEPLSDQDRAEIAAGLRRAYHASLRHWPRRVIWVESPQGMRPYHSWGGRQRALTARDRIRALCWRALSILASTLCLYLVFLPFAAIVYVALRTGEPQVGLLGASLAKLSWLEALYVYSGLFLFVWLCCGSPMVTADGGYSEFPFTFNDQVKLHTPRKAQIEKPPYPFSTAVLTSANNGDIKGLQDCLFYGGPGRAFACATFRDLAIVVEPPSVMHTETLPDGTTRPHRDDGPALQWPGGEDYFFLHGTLVPKELFDGEWGLQQFSTTRNSELRRLAIERMGWETFISRTGLEPLAESDDPANPGALLRLYDIPNADARLLVMRNGSPDRSGAHREYAEPVPPHLDDPVEAAAWQYGCPVEVYRRLERRT; this is encoded by the coding sequence GTGGCAGGAGAGATCGAGCCGCTGAGCGACCAGGACCGCGCCGAGATCGCCGCCGGTCTCCGCCGCGCCTACCACGCCTCCCTGAGGCACTGGCCTCGCCGCGTGATCTGGGTCGAGTCCCCACAAGGAATGCGGCCATACCACTCCTGGGGCGGCCGACAGAGGGCATTGACCGCCCGAGACCGCATTCGCGCCCTGTGCTGGCGCGCGCTGTCGATACTGGCGTCCACGCTCTGCCTCTACCTGGTCTTCCTCCCCTTCGCTGCGATCGTGTACGTCGCCCTGCGCACGGGCGAGCCCCAGGTGGGCCTCCTCGGCGCGAGCCTCGCCAAGCTGAGCTGGCTCGAAGCCCTCTACGTCTACTCGGGCCTCTTCCTCTTCGTCTGGCTCTGCTGCGGTTCACCGATGGTCACCGCGGATGGCGGGTACTCCGAATTCCCCTTCACGTTCAATGACCAGGTCAAGCTGCACACTCCGAGAAAAGCGCAAATTGAGAAGCCTCCATATCCGTTCTCGACCGCCGTTCTCACCTCGGCCAACAATGGCGATATCAAGGGCCTGCAAGACTGCCTCTTCTACGGCGGCCCGGGACGAGCCTTCGCATGCGCGACCTTCCGTGATCTCGCAATCGTGGTCGAACCGCCGTCGGTCATGCACACCGAGACGTTGCCCGACGGCACCACACGCCCGCACCGGGACGACGGTCCGGCTTTGCAATGGCCGGGCGGTGAGGACTACTTCTTCCTGCACGGCACCTTGGTACCGAAGGAACTGTTCGACGGCGAATGGGGCCTGCAGCAGTTCAGCACGACGCGGAACAGCGAGCTGCGTCGGCTGGCCATCGAACGCATGGGCTGGGAGACCTTCATCTCCAGAACCGGGCTCGAACCACTGGCCGAATCGGACGATCCCGCCAACCCCGGCGCCCTGCTGCGGCTCTACGACATCCCGAACGCCGACGCACGGCTCCTGGTGATGCGCAACGGCAGCCCCGACCGTTCCGGCGCCCACCGCGAGTACGCCGAACCGGTGCCCCCGCACCTGGACGATCCCGTCGAAGCCGCCGCCTGGCAATACGGCTGCCCGGTGGAGGTCTACCGGCGACTGGAACGACGCACCTGA
- a CDS encoding NACHT domain-containing protein produces MLVPARFLVGQPSLTDAIAAAVASELTPVTRLDPDLFALPPTDGARWLVLVDGVDEVPDISARRRVLRTIAGFMRDGDADHYRFVVATRHPAAGELDVFGSAVPRYTLLPFNDEEITELAAGWFGVPDADDTAARFTGLLRRTGYIDLARVPLIAVMLCLLYQAHGELPRGRRSDVYEEFIRHLRTRATERYDTTEQAEEALKRWGGTTVERGRRTMDHLPSLIERFAAQRREGETSLSPVDFLAGQPEAECPSEDLELRDHAWRRFLEEALLRSGLLTRRPGGLEFPHWTVLEYLAARHRTRDAEACSAELRRLIDRRWTKAPGVFFRHRTWSMSRHATDPLIALWRGIPAPIDRTDMSYAGFVLDAARRRDPEGTDRRLLEVAQRGGVEGGTFVALQARSGTAVPDEISTAALSTLVAVATSPPTRAVTGCERVLAADTLLRIDDERGVTALEDIAKDPDIIDVVDPWNLRSHHLQSLLFALIPLILYWPQLAVLSLPLIFFGPFDHVRARSISRRETIAALGALFRNPVFRSEARVQAARALSAFGDRRGYRSMASSLAKLAEDSTLDAVGRARLLKESSELEQESLAPHRHR; encoded by the coding sequence GTGCTGGTCCCCGCCCGTTTCCTGGTCGGGCAGCCGTCGCTCACCGACGCCATCGCCGCCGCGGTGGCGAGCGAGCTGACTCCCGTCACAAGGCTCGACCCGGACCTGTTCGCCCTCCCGCCGACGGACGGCGCCCGGTGGCTGGTCCTCGTGGACGGCGTGGACGAGGTGCCCGACATCTCAGCACGAAGGCGGGTCCTCCGGACCATCGCCGGGTTCATGCGGGACGGCGATGCCGACCACTACCGTTTCGTCGTCGCGACCCGGCACCCGGCCGCCGGTGAGCTCGACGTCTTCGGCTCCGCCGTTCCGCGCTACACGTTGCTGCCGTTCAATGACGAGGAGATCACGGAGCTCGCGGCGGGCTGGTTCGGGGTACCGGACGCCGACGACACCGCCGCGCGATTCACCGGCCTGCTGCGCCGGACCGGCTATATCGACCTGGCCCGGGTACCGCTTATCGCCGTGATGCTGTGCCTTCTCTATCAGGCCCACGGCGAACTGCCGCGGGGTAGGCGAAGCGATGTCTACGAGGAATTCATCAGGCATCTCCGCACCCGCGCGACGGAACGTTACGACACCACCGAGCAGGCCGAGGAAGCCCTGAAACGCTGGGGCGGGACGACGGTCGAGCGCGGACGGCGGACGATGGACCACCTGCCCTCCCTCATCGAGCGATTCGCCGCCCAACGCCGCGAAGGCGAGACCTCCCTGTCGCCCGTGGATTTCCTGGCGGGCCAACCCGAGGCGGAATGCCCCTCGGAAGACCTCGAACTGCGGGACCACGCGTGGAGGCGATTCCTGGAGGAGGCGTTGCTGCGCAGCGGACTGCTGACCAGGCGCCCGGGCGGTCTGGAATTCCCCCACTGGACCGTCCTCGAATATCTGGCGGCCCGCCACCGCACCCGCGACGCGGAGGCGTGCTCGGCGGAACTGCGCCGGCTCATCGACCGCCGCTGGACCAAAGCTCCCGGCGTGTTCTTCCGCCACCGGACCTGGAGCATGTCCCGCCACGCGACCGATCCGCTCATCGCCCTGTGGCGGGGGATCCCGGCGCCGATCGACCGGACCGACATGTCGTACGCGGGGTTCGTGCTCGACGCCGCGAGGAGGCGGGACCCCGAGGGCACCGACCGGAGACTCCTGGAGGTCGCCCAGCGCGGCGGCGTCGAAGGCGGCACGTTCGTGGCCCTCCAGGCCCGGTCCGGCACAGCCGTCCCCGACGAGATCTCGACGGCCGCCCTCTCCACCCTGGTCGCCGTGGCGACAAGCCCACCGACCAGGGCCGTCACCGGATGCGAGCGCGTGCTCGCGGCCGACACCCTCCTCAGGATCGACGACGAACGCGGCGTCACGGCACTGGAGGACATCGCAAAGGACCCGGACATCATCGACGTCGTCGATCCGTGGAATCTGCGCTCACACCACCTCCAGTCACTTCTGTTCGCCCTGATCCCCCTGATCCTGTACTGGCCTCAATTGGCCGTCCTCTCACTCCCCTTGATATTTTTCGGCCCTTTCGACCACGTGCGGGCGCGCTCGATAAGCCGAAGAGAGACCATCGCGGCGCTCGGCGCACTGTTCCGCAACCCCGTTTTCCGCAGTGAAGCACGCGTTCAGGCGGCCAGGGCGCTCTCCGCCTTCGGCGACCGGCGCGGCTACCGCTCCATGGCGAGCTCCCTGGCGAAACTCGCCGAGGACTCCACACTGGACGCCGTGGGCCGCGCGCGCCTGCTGAAGGAATCGTCCGAACTCGAACAAGAATCCCTTGCGCCGCACCGGCACCGCTGA